A section of the Chryseobacterium ginsenosidimutans genome encodes:
- the metK gene encoding methionine adenosyltransferase gives MSYLFTSESVSEGHPDKIADQISDALIDHFLAYDKSSKVACETLVTTGQVVLAGEVKSDAYLDVQTIAREVINGIGYTKGEYMFNGDSCGVISAIHEQSPDINQGVDRAVTDESFEAKANAQGAGDQGMMFGYATNETANYMPLALDLAHTILKELSAIRREDSEIKYLRPDAKSQVTIEYSDDHKPVRIDSIVVSTQHDDFGAEEEMLNKIREDIKNILIPRVVALQSDEIKALFNDQIKYHINPTGKFVIGGPHGDTGLTGRKIIVDTYGGKGAHGGGAFSGKDPSKVDRSAAYATRHIAKNLVAAGVADEVLVQVSYAIGVAEPCGLYINTYGTAKVDLHDGDIAKKVSTIFDLRPYAIEQNLKLRNPIYQDTASYGHMGREHYVADKTFNKGHKNELTLTGLEFFTWEKLDKVEEIKASFGI, from the coding sequence ATGTCTTATTTATTTACGTCTGAATCAGTTTCAGAAGGACATCCGGATAAAATTGCCGACCAAATTTCTGATGCATTAATCGATCACTTTTTAGCATACGACAAATCTTCAAAGGTAGCTTGTGAAACTCTTGTTACAACAGGGCAGGTAGTTTTGGCAGGTGAGGTAAAATCTGATGCCTATCTTGATGTTCAGACGATTGCAAGAGAAGTTATTAACGGAATTGGCTATACAAAAGGAGAATATATGTTCAATGGTGATTCTTGTGGAGTTATTTCTGCAATTCACGAGCAGTCTCCGGATATCAATCAGGGTGTTGACAGAGCTGTAACCGACGAGTCTTTCGAAGCTAAGGCAAATGCTCAGGGTGCGGGAGATCAGGGGATGATGTTTGGCTATGCAACTAATGAAACGGCAAACTATATGCCTCTTGCATTGGATTTGGCACATACTATTCTAAAAGAACTTTCTGCGATCAGAAGAGAAGATTCTGAAATTAAATATCTTCGTCCGGATGCAAAAAGTCAGGTGACTATCGAATATTCTGATGATCACAAACCGGTAAGAATCGATTCTATCGTAGTTTCTACTCAGCATGATGATTTTGGAGCTGAAGAAGAAATGTTGAATAAGATTCGAGAAGACATCAAAAATATTTTGATTCCAAGAGTGGTTGCTTTGCAGTCTGACGAAATTAAAGCTTTATTCAATGATCAGATCAAATACCATATCAATCCGACAGGTAAGTTTGTGATAGGTGGTCCTCATGGAGACACAGGTCTTACAGGAAGAAAGATCATCGTTGATACTTACGGCGGAAAAGGAGCTCACGGTGGTGGTGCTTTTTCCGGAAAAGATCCTTCAAAAGTAGACAGAAGTGCTGCTTATGCAACAAGACATATTGCTAAAAACTTAGTGGCTGCAGGTGTTGCTGATGAGGTTTTGGTACAGGTTTCTTACGCAATTGGTGTTGCTGAGCCTTGTGGTTTATATATTAACACATACGGAACGGCAAAAGTAGATCTTCATGATGGAGATATCGCTAAAAAAGTTTCTACGATTTTCGATTTAAGACCTTACGCAATAGAGCAGAACTTAAAATTAAGAAACCCAATCTATCAGGATACCGCTTCTTACGGACATATGGGAAGAGAGCATTATGTGGCTGATAAAACTTTCAATAAAGGCCATAAGAATGAATTAACTCTTACAGGACTGGAGTTCTTTACTTGGGAAAAACTCGACAAAGTAGAAGAAATTAAAGCCTCTTTCGGAATTTAA
- a CDS encoding RNA polymerase sigma factor: MKSKSDSLLISLYQKGDEEALSTLIHRHQRELFTFIFYKINDEDLANDVFQDTFMKIIVMLKEGRYNEEGKFILWAKRIAYNLIIDHFRSKSKNIKVSETTFETDEYSIFDLLKEPSENIEDQLVTNQIQEDLLKMLQCLPQNQQEVIKLRFFDGLSFKEIADHTDMSINTTLGRVRYALINLRKIMEENNIVLTR; this comes from the coding sequence ATGAAATCAAAATCGGATAGTTTACTAATTTCCCTTTACCAGAAAGGAGACGAAGAGGCGTTATCAACCCTTATTCACCGTCATCAGAGAGAACTGTTTACATTCATTTTTTACAAAATTAATGATGAAGATTTAGCAAACGATGTGTTTCAGGATACATTCATGAAGATTATTGTGATGCTAAAAGAAGGACGCTATAACGAAGAAGGAAAATTCATCCTTTGGGCAAAAAGAATTGCCTACAATCTTATTATTGACCATTTCAGATCAAAATCAAAAAATATTAAAGTTTCGGAAACTACTTTTGAAACAGATGAATATTCTATTTTTGATTTGCTGAAGGAACCATCTGAAAATATTGAAGATCAATTGGTAACAAACCAGATTCAGGAAGATCTTCTGAAAATGCTTCAGTGTCTGCCTCAAAATCAGCAAGAGGTAATTAAACTTAGATTTTTTGACGGTTTAAGCTTTAAAGAAATCGCAGATCATACCGATATGAGTATCAATACCACATTAGGAAGAGTGCGTTATGCTTTGATCAACCTGAGAAAAATCATGGAAGAAAATAATATTGTCTTAACGAGATAG
- a CDS encoding YjjG family noncanonical pyrimidine nucleotidase: MKIQHIFFDLDNTLWDHRKNAYLTIKNLFEKDEINLKYNIDFEEFHSVYHEINEKLWEDIRDGIIDKEYLRKHRFYDTFKHFGIDDEVLSMYFEEHFLDKILNHNELVEGAEYILEYLKAKSYTLHIISNGFKEVTERKCILSGIDKYFQTITSADSVGIRKPRPEIFEYSLGLSDALRENSILIGDDWIADVVGAQNFGMDVIFFDVFNENREEEGLKVIKHLLQIKEYL, from the coding sequence ATGAAAATTCAGCACATTTTTTTTGACCTCGACAATACACTTTGGGATCACCGCAAAAACGCCTATCTTACCATTAAAAATCTTTTCGAAAAAGACGAAATTAATTTAAAATACAATATCGATTTTGAAGAATTTCATTCTGTTTATCATGAAATTAATGAAAAACTTTGGGAAGATATCCGCGACGGAATCATTGATAAGGAATATCTTAGAAAACATCGTTTTTATGATACTTTCAAACATTTCGGAATTGATGATGAGGTACTTTCGATGTATTTTGAAGAGCACTTTTTAGATAAGATTCTTAATCATAATGAATTGGTGGAAGGAGCAGAGTATATTTTAGAATATCTTAAAGCTAAGAGCTATACTTTGCACATCATTTCCAATGGATTCAAAGAAGTAACAGAAAGAAAATGTATATTGTCAGGAATTGACAAGTATTTTCAAACCATTACAAGTGCCGATTCTGTTGGTATAAGAAAACCCCGTCCTGAAATTTTTGAATATTCTTTAGGGCTTTCTGACGCTTTGAGAGAAAACAGTATTTTAATTGGCGACGATTGGATCGCAGATGTTGTCGGTGCACAAAATTTTGGAATGGATGTTATTTTCTTTGATGTTTTTAATGAAAATAGGGAAGAGGAAGGATTGAAAGTTATTAAACATCTTTTGCAGATTAAAGAATATTTGTAA
- the trpS gene encoding tryptophan--tRNA ligase, with amino-acid sequence MSRILTGIQATGTPHLGNLLGAIIPAIELSKQEGNESFLFIANLHSLTQIKDAKELKQNTYEIAAAWLACGLDTEKTFFYRQSDIPETCELSWHLSCFFPYQRLTLAHSFKDKADRLQDVNAGLFTYPILMAADILLYDAEIVPVGKDQLQHLEIARDVASRFNNQMGEVLVLPQAELQENTKYVPGVDGHKMSKSRGNIINIFLPEKELKKQVMSIESDSKSLEEPKDPSTDKTFAIYELIATPEQTEELRAKYLAGNFGYGHAKKELLDLILTRFEKERELFSYYMTHLDELESKLQEGAEKTRVIATETIKRVRESLGI; translated from the coding sequence ATGTCAAGAATTCTTACCGGCATTCAAGCCACCGGAACACCACACCTTGGAAACTTGTTGGGTGCAATTATTCCTGCGATAGAATTATCAAAGCAGGAAGGAAATGAGTCATTTTTATTCATAGCCAACTTACATTCGCTTACGCAGATTAAAGATGCAAAAGAACTTAAACAGAACACCTACGAGATTGCTGCGGCTTGGCTTGCTTGTGGATTAGATACCGAAAAAACATTTTTTTACAGACAGAGTGATATCCCTGAAACCTGTGAACTTTCTTGGCATTTATCATGTTTTTTTCCTTATCAGAGACTTACTTTAGCGCATTCATTTAAAGATAAAGCCGACAGATTGCAGGATGTAAATGCAGGTTTATTTACCTATCCGATTTTGATGGCTGCGGATATTTTATTGTATGACGCAGAAATTGTTCCTGTAGGAAAAGACCAGCTTCAGCACCTTGAAATTGCACGTGATGTGGCTTCAAGATTTAACAATCAGATGGGTGAAGTTTTGGTTTTACCTCAAGCTGAACTTCAGGAAAATACAAAATATGTTCCTGGGGTTGATGGTCATAAAATGTCGAAATCCAGAGGAAACATCATCAATATTTTCTTACCTGAAAAAGAACTGAAAAAACAGGTGATGAGCATTGAAAGCGATTCCAAATCTTTGGAAGAGCCTAAAGATCCTTCTACAGATAAGACTTTTGCCATCTATGAACTTATTGCAACGCCCGAACAGACAGAAGAATTAAGAGCAAAATATCTGGCCGGAAACTTTGGTTATGGTCATGCTAAAAAAGAGCTTTTAGATTTGATTCTTACAAGATTTGAAAAAGAAAGAGAATTGTTTTCTTATTACATGACTCATCTTGATGAGCTGGAATCTAAACTTCAGGAAGGAGCAGAAAAAACGAGAGTGATTGCTACAGAAACTATTAAAAGAGTAAGAGAGAGTTTGGGAATTTAA
- a CDS encoding SanA/YdcF family protein has translation MKKLIKNIFKIFLLLPVAGIIFIAWANYSIKKDSDAYTSYNISDIPKTKTALLLGTSKNLDSRNPNAYFYNRIQATADLYKSGKVQYIIVSGDNSRKDYNEPEDMQLALMEYGIPQDHIFLDFAGFRTLDSVVRAKEIFGQQKIVIISQKFHNERAVFLAKKNGIDAFGFNAEDVNKYAGLKTNTREYLAKAKAYLDLLLGVEPKFGGEKILIP, from the coding sequence ATGAAAAAATTGATTAAAAACATTTTTAAAATTTTCCTGCTTCTTCCCGTTGCAGGAATTATTTTTATTGCCTGGGCAAATTACAGTATCAAAAAAGACAGTGACGCTTACACTTCTTATAATATTTCCGATATTCCTAAAACAAAAACAGCTTTATTATTAGGTACAAGCAAAAATTTGGACAGTAGAAATCCCAATGCTTATTTCTACAATAGAATTCAGGCAACTGCAGATCTGTACAAAAGCGGAAAGGTACAATACATTATTGTAAGTGGTGATAACAGTCGAAAAGATTATAATGAACCTGAAGATATGCAACTTGCTCTAATGGAATATGGTATTCCGCAAGATCATATTTTCCTCGATTTTGCAGGTTTCAGAACACTGGATTCTGTGGTGAGAGCCAAAGAGATTTTCGGACAACAAAAAATTGTTATCATTTCTCAGAAATTCCATAATGAAAGAGCTGTATTTTTAGCCAAGAAAAACGGAATCGATGCATTCGGCTTCAATGCAGAAGATGTAAATAAATACGCAGGCCTTAAAACCAATACGAGAGAATATCTGGCTAAAGCAAAAGCATATCTGGATCTTCTTTTAGGTGTTGAACCTAAATTTGGAGGAGAGAAAATTTTGATTCCTTAA
- a CDS encoding lipoprotein signal peptidase: MKKILAVTFLILIIDQASKIYIKTHFNLDDSISVFPGFKLTFVENPGMAYGLHFGGVIGKYFLVIVRVCLIGGMIYLFKKWLEKGESNYLLIPMAMIFAGAIGNLIDGMFYGLIFDSGTVYDQSIDRWIGYGGISKVVGVGEGYSTFMRGCVVDMLHFPLVDWNVPQGWPLIGGKHIEFFKYIFNVADSAITVGAALLLIFRKKAFPNGLEF, translated from the coding sequence ATGAAAAAGATCTTAGCTGTCACTTTTCTAATATTAATTATAGATCAGGCTTCAAAAATTTACATAAAAACGCATTTTAATTTAGACGACAGTATTTCTGTTTTTCCTGGCTTCAAACTTACTTTTGTAGAAAATCCAGGAATGGCTTACGGGCTTCATTTTGGTGGCGTTATCGGGAAGTATTTCCTTGTAATCGTGAGAGTATGTTTAATCGGAGGAATGATCTATTTGTTTAAAAAATGGCTAGAGAAAGGAGAATCCAATTATCTTTTGATTCCGATGGCAATGATTTTCGCAGGAGCAATCGGAAACCTGATTGACGGAATGTTTTATGGATTAATTTTCGACAGCGGAACCGTTTACGATCAAAGTATCGACCGATGGATTGGCTATGGCGGCATATCTAAAGTCGTAGGAGTTGGTGAAGGCTATTCTACTTTTATGAGAGGCTGCGTGGTTGATATGCTTCATTTCCCGCTGGTAGACTGGAACGTCCCTCAAGGCTGGCCTTTAATCGGAGGAAAACATATTGAATTTTTTAAATATATTTTCAATGTAGCAGATTCGGCAATTACAGTGGGTGCAGCTTTATTATTGATTTTCAGAAAAAAAGCTTTCCCGAACGGTCTGGAATTTTAA
- a CDS encoding DUF2683 family protein: MEALIVHPKNQMELNALKSVMKEMGIRYEKFHTRGAKTQTFEPRTPAKKDNTGKNFKDKPKTNL, translated from the coding sequence ATGGAGGCATTAATTGTACACCCAAAGAATCAAATGGAGCTGAATGCACTGAAAAGTGTAATGAAAGAGATGGGAATTCGTTACGAAAAATTTCATACAAGAGGAGCAAAAACTCAAACCTTCGAGCCACGAACTCCTGCTAAAAAAGACAATACCGGGAAAAACTTTAAAGATAAACCAAAGACAAACCTGTAA
- a CDS encoding DUF6576 domain-containing protein, protein MSDSLILVIIIVAVSVFLYKDRIKNRFFPDKQRNYTMDDKFNSDKRDREKEIDELLSKMGKNGLNDLSARDQKRLDELSKK, encoded by the coding sequence ATGAGCGATTCATTAATTTTAGTAATAATTATCGTTGCCGTTTCCGTATTTTTATATAAGGACCGGATCAAAAACAGGTTCTTTCCTGATAAGCAACGAAATTATACAATGGATGATAAATTCAATTCTGATAAACGTGACAGGGAAAAAGAAATCGACGAACTTTTGAGTAAAATGGGCAAAAACGGTCTCAATGATTTATCTGCACGAGACCAAAAAAGATTGGATGAATTGTCTAAAAAATAA
- a CDS encoding TraR/DksA family transcriptional regulator, whose translation MSDERVRYSDADLQEFKAIIKEKIEKAERDLQLIRESFINDQNNGTDDTSPTFKAFEEGAETLSKEQNSILAGRQEKFVRDLKNALIRIENKTYGVCRVTGKLIPKERLLAVPHATLSIEAKNMQK comes from the coding sequence ATGTCAGACGAAAGAGTAAGATATAGTGATGCTGATTTACAAGAATTTAAGGCTATCATTAAAGAAAAAATAGAGAAGGCAGAAAGAGATTTACAGCTGATAAGAGAAAGTTTCATCAACGACCAGAATAACGGAACAGATGATACATCACCTACATTCAAGGCGTTTGAAGAAGGAGCAGAGACTCTGAGTAAGGAACAAAATTCTATTTTGGCAGGAAGACAGGAGAAATTTGTGCGTGATCTTAAGAATGCTTTAATCAGAATAGAGAATAAAACGTATGGTGTTTGCAGAGTAACGGGAAAGCTGATTCCTAAGGAAAGACTGTTAGCTGTTCCTCATGCTACTTTGAGCATCGAAGCGAAAAATATGCAGAAATAA